From the Deltaproteobacteria bacterium RBG_16_64_85 genome, the window CCGGGAGGATCACGTTCCGGAAGGAAGACATCACGGGGCTTGCCCCGGACAAGATCGTCCGGAAAGGGATCGTGCTCGTGCCGGAAGGAAGGGCGATCCTCTCCCGGATGACGGTACTCGAAAACCTCGAAATGGGCGCCTATCACAGGAAAGACAACGGGATCCGGAAGGACCTGGACGCGGTCATGGAGCGGTTCCCCATCCTGAAGGCGAGGAAGGAGCAGCGGGGAGGCTCCCTTTCCGGCGGCGAGCAGCAGATGCTGGCCATCGCGCGCGCGCTTCTCTCCCGTCCCCGGCTCCTTCTCCTGGACGAGCCCTCGCTGGGGCTGGCGCCGCTGGTCGTCGCCGACATCTTCCGGATCCTGCGGGAGATCAACGCGGACGGAACCACCGTGCTCCTGGTGGAGCAGAACGTGAAGCAGGCGCTCAAGGTCTCCCGCTTCGCCTACGTGCTCGAGACGGGGAAAATCGTGCACGGCGGCCCGGCGGCGGAGCTCCGGAACGACCCGAAGATCATGGAGTCCTACCTCGGGGGAAGGCAGAAGTGAGATACTGGTGACAGGCGTTTCAGGCGAATCGAAAGGAGCCCATGCCGATGAACAAGGCGCAATTCGTGCCCCTGGCCGAGGCGGCCGGGGCCATCGCTTCCGGGTCGAAGGTCGCGATCGGAGGCGCGATGATCATGCCCCCGATGTCGTTCGCGCGGGAACTGATCCGGCAGGGGAAGAAGGAGCTCGATCTCGTCTGCTCCCCCATCGGGGGGATCAACGTCGACCTGCTCGTCGGGGCGGGCTGCGTGCGGTCCGTCGAGTTTCCCCAGGTTTCCCTGGGAGAGTTCGGGATGGCGCCCAACTTCCGGCGGGCGGTCGAAGCGGGGCGTCTCAAGACCCGCGAGCACTCCTGACCCGGCATCCTAGCAGGGCTCCAGGCTGGAGCCGCCGGG encodes:
- a CDS encoding ABC transporter ATP-binding protein — translated: MLEVRGLATSYGNIKAVKGIDLDVAEGAIVCILGANGAGKTTLMKTVSGLLKPAAGRITFRKEDITGLAPDKIVRKGIVLVPEGRAILSRMTVLENLEMGAYHRKDNGIRKDLDAVMERFPILKARKEQRGGSLSGGEQQMLAIARALLSRPRLLLLDEPSLGLAPLVVADIFRILREINADGTTVLLVEQNVKQALKVSRFAYVLETGKIVHGGPAAELRNDPKIMESYLGGRQK